The following coding sequences are from one Lycium ferocissimum isolate CSIRO_LF1 chromosome 3, AGI_CSIRO_Lferr_CH_V1, whole genome shotgun sequence window:
- the LOC132049097 gene encoding inosine-5'-monophosphate dehydrogenase 2-like, with amino-acid sequence METDGFSASRLFNQGYSYTYDDVIFLPGYIDFPTDDVTLSTNLTRNIHLSIPCVSSPMDTVTETSMAVTMAALGGIGIVHYNNTVSQQSSIIRNAKSHRIPFVNDLIFASPNDSIHSIDEFGNSPVIFVTESGNKESKVLGFVTKSNWVKLSDKEARVCDYMNNLPVTLPSSYDFEDVAGYIASEKLEFVTLVNENDGEVVNVVTSDDLERMKSFPKLGLPSLGKDGKFLVGAAVGTRESDKERLEHLVKEGINALVIDSSQGNSLYQIDMIKYVKKTYPNLDVIGGNVVTMYQAENLIKQGVDGLRVGMGSGSICTTQEVCAVGRGQAAAVYKVSSIAAQHGVPVIADGGISNSGHIVKALSLGASTVMMGSFLAGSNEAPGTYVYQNGVRVKKYRGMGSLEAMTKGSDARYLGDTAKLKIAQGVVGSVADKGSVLKFVPYTMQAVKQGFQDLGASSLPSAHELLRSGTLRLEVRTGAAQVEGGVHGLVGYEKKYF; translated from the exons ATGGAAACCGACGGCTTCTCAGCTTCACGATTATTCAATCAAGGCTACTCTTACACCTACGATGACGTCATCTTCCTTCCAGGTTACATAGATTTCCCTACAGATGACGTCACTCTCTCAACTAACCTAACCCGCAACATTCATCTCTCAATCCCTTGTGTATCTTCACCAATGGATACTGTAACTGAAACCTCAATGGCTGTAACAATGGCGGCATTAGGCGGTATAGGTATCgttcattacaacaacactGTTTCTCAACAATCTTCAATTATCCGTAACGCTAAATCTCATAGAATTCCTTTCGTTAATGATTTGATTTTCGCTTCGCCTAATGATTCGATACATTCTATCGATGAATTCGGTAATTCGCCTGTTATTTTTGTTACCGAATCAGGAAATAAGGAATCGAAAGTTTTAGGGTTTGTAACTAAGTCTAATTGGGTGAAATTGAGTGATAAGGAAGCTAGGGTTTGTGATTATATGAATAATTTGCCCGTTACGTTGCCATCGAGTTATGATTTTGAGGATGTAGCAGGTTATATAGCATCGGAGAAACTGGAATTTGTAACATTAGTGAACGAAAACGACGGGGAAGTGGTGAATGTGGTTACAAGTGATGATTTGGAGAGAATGAAGTCGTTTCCGAAGTTAGGTTTACCGTCTTTGGGGAAAGACGGGAAGTTTTTGGTGGGGGCAGCGGTAGGGACGAGGGAATCGGATAAAGAGAGATTGGAGCATTTGGTGAAAGAAGGGATTAATGCTTTGGTGATTGATAGTTCGCAAGGGAATTCGTTGTATCAGATTGATATGATTAAGTATGTGAAGAAGACTTATCCGAATTTGGATGTGATTGGTGGGAATGTAGTTACTATGTATCAAGCGGAGAATTTGATTAAGCAGGGTGTTGATGGATTGAGGGTCGGGATGGGATCAGGGTCTATTTGTACTACTCAAGAAGTTTGTGCTGTGGGTCGCGGACAG GCGGCTGCTGTTTACAAGGTGTCATCAATTGCTGCGCAGCATGGTGTCCCTGTCATCGCTGATGGTGGGATTTCTAATTCTGGCCATATTGTAAAGGCGTTGTCCCTTGGAGCATCAACTGTCATGATGGGAAGCTTCTTGGCTGGAAGCAATGAAGCTcctggtacatatgtatatcag AATGGTGTCCGTGTGAAAAAGTATCGAGGTATGGGATCCCTGGAAGCAATGACAAAAGGGAGCGATGCAAGATACTTGGGTGATACCGCTAAACTAAAGATTGCTCAAGGTGTTGTTGGTTCAGTTGCTGATAAAGGTTCTGTTCTGAAGTTCGTTCCTTATACAATGCAAGCTGTAAAACAAGGATTCCAGGATCTAGGTGCTTCTTCCTTGCCGTCTGCTCATGAACTTTTAAGATCAGGCACATTGAGGCTAGAG GTTCGAACAGGAGCCGCACAAGTTGAAGGAGGGGTGCATGGTCTTGTCGGTTATGAGAAAAAATACTTCTGA
- the LOC132049098 gene encoding beta-glucuronosyltransferase GlcAT14A — protein sequence MDIKIFMFSFILTSLLFILVYIPTQLSNSTTIFKQKKTFIISNTTNTYPVKFAYLISASKGDVPKLKRLLFSLYHPGNFYLIHLDLGAPENEHQEISRFVADNTVFGEINNVWVVEKPNLVTYRGPTMLATTLHAMSMLLRIAKWDWFINLSASDYPLVTQDDLIHAFSELPRDLNFVQHTSHLGWKLNKRGKPIIIDPGLHSLNKSEIWWVVKQRSLPTAFKLYTGSAWTILSRSFAEYCIIGWENLPRTLLLYYTNFVSSPEGYFQTVICNSEEYKNTTVNHDLHYITWDNPPRQHPRSLGPKDYRRMVLSNRPFARKFKKNNVVLNKIDRDLLRRRNGQYFSAGGWCSNDDDRGCLNLQSEKYGVLRPGTGARRLRTLLKKLVSAPRFARRQCR from the exons ATGGATATCaagattttcatgttttctttcattCTAACCTCACTTCTGTTCATTCTTGTCTACATACCAACCCAACTTTCCAACTCAACAACCATattcaagcaaaaaaaaaccTTCATCATCTCAAATACCACTAACACTTACCCTGTAAAATTTGCTTACTTGATCTCTGCTTCTAAAGGTGATGTACCAAAGTTAAAAAGATTACTTTTTTCACTATACCATCCTGGTAATTtttacttgattcacttagatTTAGGTGCACCTGAAAATGAACATCAAGAAATTTCCAGATTTGTAGCTGACAACACTGTTTTTGGAGAAATTAATAATGTTTGGGTTGTGGAAAAGCCTAATTTGGTGACATACAGAGGACCAACTATGCTTGCTACTACACTACATGCAATGTCTATGCTTTTGAGGATTGCTAAATGGGATTGGTTTATTAATCTCAGTGCCTCTGATTATCCTTTAGTTACTCAAGATG ATCTGATTCATGCCTTCTCTGAGTTACCAAGGGATCTAAATTTTGTACAACACACTAGCCACCTGGGTTGGAAACT GAATAAGAGAGGAAAGCCAATTATAATAGACCCTGGTCTTCATAGTCTAAACAAATCAGAGATTTGGTGGGTTGTCAAGCAAAGAAGTCTACCGACTGCTTTCAAGCTTTATACAG GTTCAGCGTGGACAATATTGTCCAGATCCTTTGCTGAATACTGCATAATAGGCTGGGAAAATCTTCCAAGAACTCTTCTTCTCTACTACACCAATTTCGTGTCATCTCCAGAGGGTTATTTCCAAACAGTCATATGCAACTCTGAGGAATACAAGAACACAACTGTGAACCATGATCTTCACTACATTACTTGGGACAACCCCCCGAGACAACACCCAAGATCCCTCGGTCCGAAGGATTATAGAAGAATGGTCTTAAGCAACAGGCCATTCGCCCGgaagttcaagaaaaacaatGTTGTCCTTAATAAAATTGATCGCGATCTTCTCAGAAGACGAAATGGACAGTACTTCTCAGCTGGAGGATGGTGTTCCAATGACGATGATCGCGGTTGTTTGAATCTACAGAGTGAGAAATATGGCGTTTTAAGGCCTGGAACGGGTGCCAGAAGGTTGAGAACATTGTTGAAGAAATTGGTATCTGCACCACGTTTTGCTAGAAGGCAGTGTAGATAA
- the LOC132049099 gene encoding lycopene beta cyclase, chloroplastic, which yields MDTLLKTPNNLEFLQPLHGFSVKVSNFTSVKPQKLGSRKSCEKWRKRVCVKARSSSTLLELVPETKKENLDFELPMYDPTKGLVVDLAVVGGGPAGLAVAQQVSEAGLSVCSIDPSPKLIWPNNYGVWVDEFEAMDLLDCLDATWSGAVVYVDDDRVKNLDRPYGRVNRKQLKSKMMQKCILNGVKFHQAKVIKVIHEEAKSMLICNDGVTIQAKVVLDATGFSRCLVQYDKPYNPGYQVAYGILAEVEEHPFDTNKMLFMDWRDSHLNNNMELKERNRKVPTFLYAMPFSSNRIFLEETSLVARPGLRMDDIQERMVARLSHLGIKVKSIEEDERCVIPMGGPLPVLPQRVIGIGGTAGMVHPSTGYMVARTLAAAPIVAKAIIQYLGSENNHLGNELSASVWKDLWPIERRRQREFFCFGMDVLLKLDLPATRRFFDAFFDLEPRYWHGFLSSRLFLPELMFFGLSLFSHASNTSRIEIMTKGTLPLVNMINNLLQDSE from the exons ATGGATACACTGTTGAAAACCCCAAATAACCTTGAATTTCTGCAACCCCTTCATGGATTTTCTGTTAAAGTTAGCAACTTTACCTCTGTAAAGCCTCAGAAACTTGGTTCTAGGAAATCTTGTGAAAAATGGCGTAAAAGGGTTTGTGTTAAAGCTAGGAGTAGTAGTACACTTTTGGAGCTTGTACCTgagacaaaaaaggaaaatcttGATTTTGAGCTACCTATGTATGACCCTACAAAAGGGCTTGTTGTAGATTTAGCTGTGGTAGGTGGTGGACCTGCTGGTCTTGCTGTTGCACAACAGGTTTCTGAGGCTGGACTATCCGTTTGCTCGATTGACCCGTCCCCGAAATTGATATGGCCTAATAACTATGGTGtttgggttgatgaatttgaagcCATGGATTTGTTGGATTGCCTTGATGCTACATGGTCAGGTGCTGTTGTTTATGTGGATGATGATAGGGTGAAGAATCTTGATAGACCTTATGGAAGGGTTAATAGGAAACAGCTAAAGTCAAAAATGATGCAGAAATGTATACTAAATGGTGTTAAATTCCACCAAGCAAAAGTTATAAAG GTAATTCATGAGGAAGCTAAATCTATGCTGATTTGCAATGATGGTGTAACTATTCAGGCAAAAGTGGTTCTTGATGCAACTGGCTTTTCTAGATGTCTCGTTCAGTATGATAAGCCATATAATCCTGGGTATCAAGTAGCTTATGGCATATTAGCCGAAGTGGAGGAACATCCCTTTGATACAAATAAGATGCTTTTCATGGATTGGCGAGATTCTCATCTTAATAATAATATGGAGCTAAAGGAGAGAAATAGAAAAGTTCCAACTTTTTTATACGCCATGCCATTTTCATCAAATAGAATATTTCTCGAAGAAACATCCCTTGTAGCTCGTCCTGGATTACGTATGGATGACATTCAAGAAAGAATGGTGGCTCGTTTAAGTCACTTGGGTATAAAAGTTAAGAGCATTGAAGAGGACGAACGTTGTGTAATTCCGATGGGAGGGCCCCTTCCGGTATTACCTCAGAGAGTGATCGGAATTGGTGGTACAGCTGGCATGGTTCATCCTTCAACAGGTTATATGGTAGCAAGGACTTTAGCTGCAGCTCCTATTGTTGCTAAAGCAATAATTCAGTACCTTGGTTCTGAGAATAACCATCTAGGTAATGAGTTGTCGGCATCTGTTTGGAAAGACTTGTGGCCCATTGAAAGGAGACGTCAAAGAGAATTCTTTTGCTTTGGTATGGATGTTCTTCTAAAGCTTGATTTACCCGCTACGAGAAGGTTTTTCGATGCCTTTTTTGATCTAGAACCTCGTTATTGGCATGGGTTCTTGTCATCTCGGCTGTTTCTTCCTGAGCTTATGTTTTTCGGATTGTCCCTTTTCTCTCACGCTTCAAATACTTCCAGAATAGAGATTATGACAAAGGGAACTCTTCCTTTGGTAAATATGATCAACAATTTGTTACAGGATTCAGAATAA